From the genome of Acidobacteriota bacterium, one region includes:
- a CDS encoding cupin domain-containing protein: protein MIARREVNSSLAALLGGLFLERAGTPLRAAAQQISQDAQGHMQHMRAIGIHTLMEEPLAEMPNSEVTVLTLTIAPGGSSQPHKHTGPVFAYLLDGEIENQVDPDPPRSYKPGEFFYEPPMHIHRSLRNLSSTKPAKLLIFQVGEKGKQFTLSAK, encoded by the coding sequence ATGATAGCTCGACGCGAAGTAAACAGCAGTCTTGCCGCCTTACTGGGCGGATTATTTTTGGAACGCGCGGGCACGCCCTTGCGCGCAGCGGCCCAACAGATCTCACAAGACGCCCAGGGCCACATGCAACACATGCGGGCCATCGGAATCCACACGCTGATGGAGGAACCTCTGGCTGAAATGCCCAACTCGGAGGTGACGGTGCTCACACTCACCATCGCTCCCGGTGGCAGCTCGCAGCCGCACAAGCATACGGGGCCGGTTTTTGCCTATCTGCTGGACGGCGAGATCGAGAACCAGGTTGACCCGGACCCTCCCCGCAGCTACAAACCCGGCGAGTTCTTTTACGAGCCTCCGATGCACATCCACCGCTCTTTGCGCAACCTGAGCAGCACAAAGCCCGCAAAACTCCTGATTTTTCAAGTCGGGGAAAAGGGAAAACAGTTCACGCTCTCGGCAAAATAG